A region of the Pseudomonadota bacterium genome:
CACAAGGGTCGTCCAGCATGAAGTGGACCGCGGACTGTGGCTTTGGTTCTGGGACTCAGAGTGGATCGAGCCGTCATACGCCGATGTTCTCGACGCGCTCGCCGAACGGGTTCGGGCTCGTGACTTGCCAACCGACACAAACTAAGAGCCGACGTTAAGTCGCCTTGTTCAGCGGCACCGTCTTGCGATCGTCCCCGGCACGTCGCGATGATCTAGCCGGCGAGCCGCGCGGCGATGGTCTCTACGGAGTCTTTCCCCGTTATCGCATCGGCCATGTCCTGGCCGGTCAACGCGCCGAACTTGAAACCATGACCGGAACAGGCCGAGACAACCAAGACACGATCGATCTGTTCGAGAAAGAACGTCGAACGGGGCGCGAGGGTCCAGTAGTTCGCCTGTGCCCAGAGGATGCGGAACCGGTCGGCACCCTTGAAGTGCCCGACATAGCCGTTCAGGAGGGCTTGCGCCTCGGCAGGGGTTACCGTCCGGTTACTGTCGTCAGGGTCTGTCGAGCCCAGAGCGCCATTCCCGAGCTTCATGGGCAGGCCCTCGATGGCGGGCATGCCCCACAGAATGGTGTCGCCGCCGAGGTCGGCCCAGCAGGGTGCGTTGGTCCACGCCTGTTGGATGTCGGCCGGCGGTTCGACGTAAGCGATGATGCTGCGCACCGGCGCGAGAGGGACAGAGACGTCTGGAACCAGTTTGGCGGTCTCGACACCGGCGCACACGAGAACCCTATCGGCTTCCAGGATTTCACCTGACGCGAGCGTCACGCGACCAGCGAATACATCGACAGAGGCGACGGGAGAGTGTTCGCGCACCGCTGTGCCGTTTTCGCGTAGCCACTCAACCAGATCGATCATGACTCGATCTGCTCTGAGAGCGCCGCCGTCAGACATAACGGCATAGGCAATGCCATCGACTTCCACAAACGGAAAACGTTTGGCGATCTCGCCGGGGTCGTCGATCCGCTCAAAGGGCAAGCCCAAACGTTCCATGGTCTCGCGGGAGAGATCCGTATAGTCGCCGGGCTCACGGCAGACGGCGAGTGTGCCCGTATCCGCGAAGTAGCGCTCGGACGGCTGGCGCAGGTCGCGCCACATCGCATGCCATGCGGCATACGCGTCGCCCATGCGCGCGCAGTACCCTGCATCTTCGCCATAAAGAGACCGGATGAGCCGATGATGATCGCTGGAGGAGGCCAGGTGATAGGGGATCGCGCCGCGTTCGACCAGTGTCACGTCGACCTGGCGTTTGCGGAGCGCGTAAGCCGCCGACAAACCAACAATGCCCGCACCGACAACGATCGTGTGCATTGATGTCAGCCCTCCCCATACACACCGCGACACGGATGATGGACATCTTCGTGTGCTCGCGGGCTTTCGGTTTCAAACGTGGTCTCCTTGAAGCCAAGAAAGACATCAAGGAGAGAGAAAGTGTCATGTGGTGACACAAGGCTAACAAAGTGCGTGTGTTGTCGAAACCAGAAAGACCACTAGGTGCCTGCTAAGCCATCCCTTCGGCCGCCTTTCGGCGATGCATGAAGCCGGTTGCAGTCGACACACCATCTGGCGCATGGTCACCGGCGCGTCTAATCCATCACCGACATTGTTGAGGAATTTCGTATGAGTGTACCGGCACCCTTCGCCGAGTTCTGCGCCACCGTTCAACCGGACTGGGTCGATCACAACGGGCACATGGGGATCCGTTCATACACCCATGTTTTCGACCAGGCCGTGACAGCGTTCTATCAGTATCTCGGTTTGACGAGGGAGGCGCTGAAGGTGCGGGGCCACACGATCTTCGCGTTGCAGGAGACGTCGTGGTTCCGCCGTGAGGTGATGCTGGGCGATCCCCTGCTGGTGACATCGCAACTGGTCGACTGCGACCACAATAAACTCGTCACCTTTCATCACATGCACCAGACACGCGATGACTACGTGGCCGCGCTTTATGAGATAATCGAGATTCAGATCGACATGGAACAACGCAGATCGGCTGTATTCCCCGACGCGACGCGCCAGCACATGGAAACGGTGCACGCGGCCCACGAGAAACTGGGCCGCCCACCGGAATCGGGCCAGGGAGTCGGTATCAAGCGAAAGCCCGGTTAGAGCGGATCATGGTTAAGTGGGGGCGCCGCGCGCTTCCACTTAACCATGTGAATCCGCTCTTCATCTATGAGTAGAGCAGATTCACATGCCTCGGCTCCCTCGCGAAGCGATGCCATCAAAGCAGGAACTACTCTAGAATGCCGTTATGACGTACTGTGTGGGCATCCTTCTTGATGACGGTCTGGTTTTGGCGGCCGATTCCAGAACCAATGCCGGCGTTGACCAGATTGCGCTTGCCCGCAAGCTGACATTCTTCCATCGCGAAGGCGACCGCGTGCTCGGTCTGATGTCGTCAGGCAATCTGGCGACGACACAGGCCGTCGTGACGATGCTGCAGCAGGAGTGTGACGATTGCGAAGGACCGACCATGATGTCGGTCAAGACGCTGTTCGATGCCGCGCAACTGGTGGGTGACACGCTGAGGAAGGTTCTGGCGCGCGACGCCAGCTATGTCCAACCCTATGGCGACCCAAACGCCAGTTTCATTCTAGGCGGGCAGATCGCCGGTGAGTCCCACCGGCTGTTCGAGATCTACGCCGCCGGAAACTTTGTCGAGGCGAGCGACGATACGCCGTTTCTGCAGATCGGTGAGACGAAGTACGGCAAACCGATCCTGGTGCGCATGATCCGCCACGACACCAATCTGGTGGATGCCTGCAAGTGTGCCGTGCTGTCGATGGACGCGACGATCCGCAGCAACCTCTCGGTCGCGCCGCCGATCGATCTTCTGTGCTATCGCAAGGACACGCTGATGCCTGAGACCTATCGGCGTATCGAGGCCGACGACGCCTATCTGATCAGCTTGCGGGAGGGCTACAGCACCGGTCTCGGCGAGCTCTTCCACGACTTGCCGCAACCACCATGGCTAACGTCATAGCAGAGCGGATCTAGGTGTTGTTGGGCCGCTTCGTTGCGGCGTCGGCCATCTCGCCAACACGATCGGGCGTCGCAACGGCCGCCATATCACCCCAGCGAAGCCATTCGATTTTGTCGGCCGCTGCGTCGAGTTCCGCGTTGGTGCGCTCGGCGACGCCGTCGCGATCGCCTTCCAGAAGCCGATGCGGATTGTCACCGTCGACAAAACCCAAATAGGGGCCGCCGAAGTCATAGCCGATCAGCCGTTGCAGTCGCTCCGGGTAGTCTCTCGCGACCTCCGGCGGGTTGGCGAGATACTGGTTTTCTTCCTGGCGCAACCAGCCCAAGGAATACTGCAGCGCCATGCCGGTGCGCGTGCTGTTGCCCCTGTTGGGACCGCCACCGTGATAGAGGCCACCGGTGTAGATCAGGGCCGAGCCGGCCGGCATTTCGGCGCTGACTACTTCGTCGGTGAAGGGTACGCGATCGTGCTCCCACATGTGGCTGCCCGGCGCGATCTGTGTGCCGCCATTCT
Encoded here:
- a CDS encoding FAD-dependent oxidoreductase; the protein is MHTIVVGAGIVGLSAAYALRKRQVDVTLVERGAIPYHLASSSDHHRLIRSLYGEDAGYCARMGDAYAAWHAMWRDLRQPSERYFADTGTLAVCREPGDYTDLSRETMERLGLPFERIDDPGEIAKRFPFVEVDGIAYAVMSDGGALRADRVMIDLVEWLRENGTAVREHSPVASVDVFAGRVTLASGEILEADRVLVCAGVETAKLVPDVSVPLAPVRSIIAYVEPPADIQQAWTNAPCWADLGGDTILWGMPAIEGLPMKLGNGALGSTDPDDSNRTVTPAEAQALLNGYVGHFKGADRFRILWAQANYWTLAPRSTFFLEQIDRVLVVSACSGHGFKFGALTGQDMADAITGKDSVETIAARLAG
- a CDS encoding thioesterase family protein, coding for MSVPAPFAEFCATVQPDWVDHNGHMGIRSYTHVFDQAVTAFYQYLGLTREALKVRGHTIFALQETSWFRREVMLGDPLLVTSQLVDCDHNKLVTFHHMHQTRDDYVAALYEIIEIQIDMEQRRSAVFPDATRQHMETVHAAHEKLGRPPESGQGVGIKRKPG
- a CDS encoding peptidase, with amino-acid sequence MTYCVGILLDDGLVLAADSRTNAGVDQIALARKLTFFHREGDRVLGLMSSGNLATTQAVVTMLQQECDDCEGPTMMSVKTLFDAAQLVGDTLRKVLARDASYVQPYGDPNASFILGGQIAGESHRLFEIYAAGNFVEASDDTPFLQIGETKYGKPILVRMIRHDTNLVDACKCAVLSMDATIRSNLSVAPPIDLLCYRKDTLMPETYRRIEADDAYLISLREGYSTGLGELFHDLPQPPWLTS
- a CDS encoding phytanoyl-CoA dioxygenase family protein, which produces MAGNLNVVAPDLAHDAMAEALLEHGYIVIEDLAPDLTTRALAELAPQIEAAPFGSTEFLGLRTKRLGSLFRRSKAAQEMVIHPTVMALCDSLLLPHCARYQLNFSGVMHLEPGAEGQTLHRDGVLYPLLHPHPPMVMPVMWALSDFTAENGGTQIAPGSHMWEHDRVPFTDEVVSAEMPAGSALIYTGGLYHGGGPNRGNSTRTGMALQYSLGWLRQEENQYLANPPEVARDYPERLQRLIGYDFGGPYLGFVDGDNPHRLLEGDRDGVAERTNAELDAAADKIEWLRWGDMAAVATPDRVGEMADAATKRPNNT